Proteins found in one Solitalea lacus genomic segment:
- the creD gene encoding cell envelope integrity protein CreD, which translates to METIDSTTYSEPTFWERNAILFKLITVGFLTLLLLIPSSMIQDLIQERSSTRNLAVKDIYSKWGNSQTLAGPILNIPYRTVKKNTDGKDEISVDYLHFLPDVLKINGNVKPEVRKRGIYEAILYNGKLSFSGSFAAPDLSSLKVVPESILWNEAFITIGISDLRGIKETIVLNINNQNVRVNPGIERGGVFNSGLSAPLSFEALNQTALKFNFNIDLNGSSQLSFWPLGKETQVSLQSPWTAPSFSGAFLPESRTVNNQGFTATWKVLELNRNFPQQWAGDRYNFADEPNDAEQLGNEAAKASDKAEPTTDNFAFGVDLLMPVDFYLKVYRSAKYALMFIGLTFTTFFFIELVNKKRIHPIQYILVGMALTIFYTLLLSFTEHMPFGWAYLLASSATVLLITWFSSSVLKSRGLSILMSSLLSALYLFLFILLQMEDYALMIGSIGLFVILGLVMYISRKVDWYDFRKVEIKTN; encoded by the coding sequence ATGGAAACGATTGATTCAACAACCTATTCAGAACCAACTTTTTGGGAACGCAATGCAATTTTATTTAAACTGATAACTGTAGGGTTTTTAACCCTGCTATTGCTTATCCCATCCAGTATGATTCAAGACCTGATTCAGGAACGTTCTTCAACACGGAACCTGGCCGTGAAAGACATTTATTCGAAGTGGGGAAACTCACAAACGCTGGCCGGTCCAATTTTGAACATCCCCTACCGTACTGTAAAAAAGAACACGGATGGAAAAGATGAAATAAGTGTTGACTATCTTCACTTTCTACCGGATGTGTTAAAAATCAATGGAAATGTAAAGCCGGAAGTACGAAAAAGAGGAATCTACGAAGCCATACTTTACAACGGAAAACTTTCGTTTAGTGGTTCATTTGCCGCTCCGGACCTTAGCAGCCTAAAGGTTGTACCAGAAAGCATTTTATGGAATGAGGCGTTTATTACAATTGGCATAAGTGATTTAAGAGGAATTAAGGAAACCATAGTTTTAAATATCAATAACCAAAATGTTAGGGTAAATCCCGGGATTGAGCGAGGAGGAGTATTTAATTCGGGCTTAAGTGCACCATTATCATTTGAAGCATTAAATCAAACCGCTTTAAAATTTAATTTCAACATTGATTTAAACGGAAGTAGCCAACTTAGTTTCTGGCCATTAGGCAAAGAAACGCAGGTTTCACTCCAATCACCATGGACTGCCCCAAGCTTTTCAGGAGCCTTTTTACCAGAATCAAGAACGGTAAATAACCAAGGATTTACCGCCACCTGGAAAGTGTTAGAGCTTAACCGAAATTTTCCACAGCAATGGGCAGGAGATCGTTATAACTTCGCTGATGAACCTAATGATGCAGAGCAACTCGGGAATGAAGCTGCAAAAGCCTCTGATAAGGCAGAACCAACAACCGACAACTTCGCTTTCGGCGTTGATCTATTAATGCCTGTTGATTTCTATTTAAAAGTGTACCGCTCGGCCAAATATGCACTTATGTTTATTGGCCTCACTTTCACCACTTTCTTTTTTATTGAATTAGTTAACAAAAAACGTATACATCCGATACAATATATCCTGGTTGGTATGGCTTTAACTATCTTTTATACGTTACTGTTATCGTTCACAGAACATATGCCATTTGGTTGGGCCTATTTATTAGCATCGTCTGCCACAGTTTTACTAATTACCTGGTTCTCAAGCAGTGTATTAAAAAGTCGTGGGTTATCAATTCTGATGAGTTCATTATTGTCGGCGCTATATCTATTCTTATTCATTTTATTGCAAATGGAAGATTACGCACTTATGATTGGCAGCATTGGTTTATTTGTAATTCTAGGTTTGGTAATGTATATCTCAAGAAAAGTAGACTGGTACGATTTTAGAAAAGTTGAAATTAAAACTAACTAA
- the mdh gene encoding malate dehydrogenase, translating into MKITVVGAGAVGATCADNIARKELASELVLLDIKEGFAEGKAMDMMQTAMLLGFDTKIVGSTNDYAKTAGSDVVVITSGLPRKPGMTREELIGINAGIVKGVAENILKHSPNAIFLIISNPMDTMTYLTYKALGLPKNRVIGMGGALDSSRFKYYLGQAMNCSSNEIHGTVIGGHGDTTMIPLTRLATYNGVPVSKFLEAETLKKVAADTMVGGATLTGLLGTSAWYAPGAAGAAMVEAIVRDEKRVFASSIYLEGEYGQSDICLGVPVVVGRNGWEKIIDFELNEEEKTAFAKSADAVRAMNNVLSDMKLV; encoded by the coding sequence ATGAAAATAACTGTAGTAGGTGCTGGTGCCGTTGGTGCAACCTGTGCCGACAACATCGCTCGTAAAGAGCTTGCTTCTGAACTAGTTTTATTAGACATCAAAGAAGGTTTTGCCGAAGGTAAAGCCATGGATATGATGCAAACGGCTATGCTGTTAGGTTTTGATACCAAGATTGTTGGTTCAACTAACGACTATGCCAAAACTGCAGGTTCTGATGTAGTTGTAATTACGTCAGGTTTGCCTCGTAAACCAGGAATGACTCGTGAAGAGTTAATTGGTATCAATGCAGGTATTGTTAAAGGTGTTGCTGAAAACATCTTAAAACATTCCCCAAATGCCATCTTCCTTATTATTTCAAACCCAATGGATACAATGACCTATCTTACCTATAAGGCTTTAGGGTTACCTAAAAACCGTGTGATTGGTATGGGTGGTGCATTAGATTCATCTCGCTTTAAATACTATTTAGGTCAGGCTATGAATTGCTCATCAAACGAAATTCATGGTACTGTAATTGGTGGTCATGGAGATACTACCATGATTCCATTAACTCGTTTGGCTACCTATAATGGTGTACCTGTTTCTAAGTTTTTAGAAGCAGAAACATTGAAAAAAGTAGCAGCTGATACCATGGTTGGCGGAGCTACATTAACAGGTTTGTTAGGAACTTCAGCATGGTATGCTCCTGGAGCTGCTGGTGCTGCTATGGTTGAGGCTATTGTTCGTGATGAAAAACGTGTGTTCGCTTCTTCAATTTATTTAGAAGGTGAATATGGTCAATCTGATATTTGTTTAGGTGTTCCTGTTGTTGTTGGTAGAAACGGATGGGAAAAAATCATTGATTTTGAACTGAACGAAGAAGAAAAAACAGCCTTTGCAAAAAGCGCTGACGCTGTACGTGCAATGAACAATGTACTCAGCGACATGAAACTGGTTTAA
- a CDS encoding winged helix-turn-helix domain-containing protein — protein MVANLFQNFNKAFESKVRLGIMSVLMVNETIDFTTLKELLQVTDGNLASHSKALEELQYIEITKQFIGKKPNTTYAATHHGKKAFIDHLNSLEQLLKSNK, from the coding sequence ATGGTAGCAAATCTTTTCCAAAATTTCAATAAAGCCTTCGAGAGTAAGGTACGATTAGGCATTATGTCGGTTTTGATGGTAAACGAAACTATCGACTTTACTACTTTAAAGGAATTACTTCAAGTTACCGACGGTAACTTGGCTAGCCATTCAAAAGCATTGGAGGAACTACAGTATATTGAAATAACTAAACAATTTATTGGAAAAAAGCCCAACACAACCTATGCGGCCACACATCATGGCAAAAAAGCTTTTATTGATCATTTAAACAGTCTGGAGCAATTACTAAAATCGAATAAATAA
- a CDS encoding RNA-binding S4 domain-containing protein, with product MNESEKLRIDKYLWAIRIYKTRSLATEACKGGKVKLEGNNLKPAHVVKVDEVYHIQKGIEKKIIKVTGLLENRVEAKKAVLYYEDLSPINTEPRHMSVFTAPVFTRDRGTGRPTKRERRDLDELLESFD from the coding sequence ATGAACGAGAGTGAAAAATTAAGAATTGATAAATATCTGTGGGCCATTCGTATCTATAAAACGCGCAGTCTTGCTACCGAAGCCTGTAAAGGTGGGAAAGTAAAACTTGAAGGCAACAATCTTAAACCGGCACATGTGGTTAAAGTTGATGAAGTTTATCATATTCAAAAAGGCATTGAAAAGAAAATTATAAAAGTGACGGGTTTGCTCGAAAACCGGGTAGAGGCAAAAAAAGCTGTATTATACTACGAAGACTTAAGTCCTATCAATACAGAACCTCGTCACATGTCGGTATTTACAGCTCCTGTCTTTACACGCGACCGAGGTACAGGTCGCCCAACCAAACGCGAAAGAAGAGACCTTGACGAGCTTCTGGAAAGTTTTGATTAG
- a CDS encoding aspartyl protease family protein has protein sequence MYFNLSTLIFGLKTYTLPMDVFSLDGEGYHPKIEITINGVKKKVILDTGASKTAFDHDLLQEIAGDQVFHLDEKLSTGLGTNSMQCYKATIDMGLGNLIIKSYDAAVLDLSHINIAYEKLGFEKVIGVLGSDVLVKYKAIIDYNTKLLTLKA, from the coding sequence ATGTATTTCAATCTTTCAACATTAATATTCGGGCTCAAAACTTATACCTTACCTATGGATGTATTTAGTTTGGATGGAGAGGGTTATCATCCTAAAATTGAAATAACCATTAATGGGGTAAAAAAGAAAGTTATTTTAGATACTGGCGCTTCAAAAACTGCTTTTGATCATGACTTATTGCAGGAAATTGCCGGTGATCAGGTGTTTCATTTGGATGAAAAATTATCAACTGGATTGGGAACCAATTCAATGCAATGCTACAAGGCAACAATTGACATGGGCTTAGGTAATTTAATTATTAAGTCATATGATGCAGCCGTACTTGATCTTTCTCATATCAATATTGCTTACGAAAAACTGGGTTTTGAAAAGGTAATAGGAGTCCTAGGGAGCGATGTATTGGTAAAGTATAAAGCAATTATTGACTATAATACTAAACTGCTTACCTTAAAAGCATAA
- the gyrB gene encoding DNA topoisomerase (ATP-hydrolyzing) subunit B has translation MSETAETKTANYSADNIQVLEGLEAVRKRPAMYIGDVGVKGLHHLVYEVVDNSIDEALAGFCNDIYVTIHNDNSITVKDNGRGIPTGMHTKEKKSALEVVMTVLHAGGKFDKDTYKVSGGLHGVGVSCVNALSTHLKAEVHREGKIWVQEYERGKPQYDVKTVGDTNITGTVVTFSPDSEIFTLTTVYNYDTLAARLRELSYLNKGIRLTLTDERETNDDGSFVSDSYYSEGGLKEFVTYLDGNREPLIPEPIYIDGNKGGVPVELALQYNSTYTENVHSYVNNINTIEGGTHVAGFRRGLTRTLKSYADKSGLLKNLKVEITGDDFREGLTAVISVKVAEPQFEGQTKTKLGNNEVIGAVDQAVGEILSIYLEEHPKEAKLIVQKVVLAATARAAARKAREMVQRKTVMTGSGLPGKLSDCSNNDPEVCELYLVEGDSAGGTAKQGRNRNFQAILPLKGKILNVEKAMEHKIYENDEIKNIFTAMGVSIGTPEDDKALNLTKLRYHKIIIMTDADVDGSHITTLILTFFFRYMKELIEFGYVYIATPPLYMVKKGKDFEYAWTEEQRLAAIERLKGTGKEDSVNTQRYKGLGEMNAEQLWETTMNPDTRTLRQVTIENAAECDHTFSVLMGDEVAPRREFIERHAKYAKIDA, from the coding sequence ATGAGCGAAACAGCAGAAACTAAAACTGCGAATTATTCAGCGGATAATATTCAGGTTCTTGAAGGATTAGAAGCCGTACGTAAACGCCCGGCCATGTATATTGGAGATGTGGGCGTTAAGGGTCTACATCACTTGGTTTATGAAGTTGTTGACAACTCAATTGACGAAGCCTTAGCCGGCTTTTGTAATGATATTTACGTTACAATTCACAACGACAATTCAATTACTGTAAAAGATAACGGCCGTGGTATTCCTACCGGAATGCACACCAAAGAGAAAAAATCAGCTTTAGAGGTGGTTATGACGGTTTTACACGCAGGCGGTAAGTTCGACAAAGACACTTATAAAGTTTCTGGTGGTTTGCATGGTGTGGGGGTTTCCTGTGTTAACGCTTTATCAACCCACTTGAAAGCCGAGGTTCATCGTGAAGGAAAAATCTGGGTTCAGGAATATGAACGAGGGAAACCGCAATACGATGTTAAAACAGTAGGTGATACTAACATTACCGGTACTGTTGTTACCTTCTCTCCAGATTCGGAGATCTTCACCTTAACTACAGTATATAACTACGACACCTTAGCGGCACGTTTACGTGAATTATCGTATTTAAATAAAGGAATTCGCCTTACTTTAACTGATGAGCGCGAAACCAACGATGATGGATCATTTGTTTCTGACAGCTATTATTCTGAAGGTGGCTTAAAGGAATTTGTAACTTACCTTGACGGTAATCGTGAACCTTTAATTCCTGAACCAATTTACATTGACGGCAACAAAGGTGGAGTACCAGTGGAACTTGCCTTGCAGTACAACAGTACTTATACTGAAAACGTGCACTCTTATGTAAACAATATTAACACTATTGAAGGTGGTACGCACGTAGCAGGTTTCCGCAGAGGTTTAACCCGTACACTAAAAAGCTATGCTGATAAAAGCGGGTTGTTAAAAAATCTAAAGGTTGAAATCACCGGAGATGACTTCCGAGAAGGTCTAACTGCTGTTATTTCCGTAAAAGTTGCAGAACCGCAGTTCGAAGGTCAAACTAAGACCAAACTGGGCAATAACGAAGTAATCGGAGCAGTTGATCAAGCAGTGGGTGAAATTTTAAGTATTTACTTAGAAGAACATCCCAAAGAAGCCAAATTGATTGTTCAGAAAGTAGTTTTGGCAGCTACCGCACGTGCTGCAGCTCGTAAGGCACGCGAAATGGTACAGCGCAAAACAGTTATGACCGGTTCAGGTTTGCCTGGCAAGCTTTCTGATTGCTCAAATAACGATCCTGAAGTATGTGAATTGTATCTTGTGGAGGGTGATTCGGCAGGTGGAACAGCCAAACAAGGCCGGAATCGTAACTTCCAGGCAATTCTTCCTCTTAAGGGTAAAATCCTTAACGTAGAAAAAGCCATGGAGCACAAAATTTACGAAAACGATGAGATTAAGAATATTTTCACTGCAATGGGAGTCAGCATTGGCACTCCTGAAGATGACAAAGCACTTAACCTCACTAAACTTCGCTATCACAAGATTATCATCATGACGGATGCCGACGTGGACGGGTCGCACATTACAACGCTTATTCTAACCTTCTTCTTCCGTTACATGAAAGAGTTAATTGAGTTTGGTTATGTTTACATTGCCACTCCTCCATTATACATGGTTAAAAAAGGTAAGGATTTTGAGTACGCGTGGACTGAAGAACAACGTCTGGCAGCTATTGAACGATTAAAAGGGACAGGCAAGGAAGACAGTGTAAATACTCAACGTTACAAAGGTTTGGGAGAAATGAACGCTGAGCAGCTTTGGGAAACTACAATGAACCCGGATACCCGTACTTTACGCCAGGTGACCATTGAAAACGCTGCAGAATGCGACCATACATTTTCTGTATTAATGGGTGATGAAGTTGCACCTCGCAGAGAATTCATTGAGCGCCATGCCAAATACGCTAAAATTGATGCATAA
- a CDS encoding lipocalin family protein — MEQQQNFYHPSTSSKNSIPAKMALFEGKWYVIACIDKSLRKNQIELTKTFKIKSNNFIEIQTGFRISNSPIFQIKNTVGRIITNAPLTWKEHSIWPFKITYTFENVTHDNCAIISDAKKKRLFIIARDSFIKTNIYEDILKYSQTKGYNTGLLQLQEHTASNSHQMIDPTLS; from the coding sequence ATGGAACAGCAACAAAATTTCTATCATCCATCGACGAGCAGTAAGAACAGCATACCGGCTAAAATGGCTTTATTTGAGGGCAAATGGTATGTTATTGCCTGCATTGATAAATCATTGAGAAAAAACCAAATAGAACTAACTAAAACTTTCAAAATCAAGTCAAACAATTTCATTGAAATACAAACTGGATTTAGAATATCAAACTCACCCATCTTTCAAATTAAAAATACAGTCGGAAGGATTATTACCAATGCCCCACTAACGTGGAAAGAACACTCCATTTGGCCATTCAAAATCACATATACTTTTGAAAATGTTACTCATGACAACTGCGCCATAATTAGTGATGCTAAAAAGAAAAGACTATTTATTATCGCCAGGGATTCATTTATAAAGACGAATATTTATGAGGATATATTAAAATACTCCCAAACGAAAGGCTACAACACAGGCCTACTGCAACTACAGGAACATACGGCCTCCAATTCCCATCAGATGATTGACCCAACTTTATCATAA
- a CDS encoding ubiquinol-cytochrome c reductase iron-sulfur subunit — translation MKRNEFLAKLGIGAALVCTGSLMEACGGGGDDPAPSSGGGNTSAVNFNLNVDADLPNVGSSKTRQGIIVVRTATALAASSFVALEAVCPHEHGTIFYDQTNNRLECSLHSSRYSLSGSVINGPVGASGSTRALHLYNITLTENTLTITS, via the coding sequence ATGAAAAGAAATGAATTTTTAGCAAAGTTAGGTATTGGAGCGGCTTTGGTTTGTACCGGGAGCTTAATGGAGGCTTGTGGTGGCGGTGGTGATGATCCTGCTCCGTCATCAGGCGGAGGGAATACCTCGGCAGTAAATTTTAATCTAAATGTTGATGCCGACCTGCCAAATGTTGGCAGCTCCAAAACTAGGCAAGGTATTATTGTAGTTAGAACTGCAACCGCATTAGCGGCAAGTTCATTTGTGGCTCTTGAAGCTGTTTGCCCTCATGAACACGGCACAATATTTTATGATCAAACTAATAATAGACTCGAATGCAGTTTACACAGCAGTCGTTATTCGTTAAGTGGCTCAGTAATTAATGGTCCGGTTGGGGCAAGTGGATCTACTAGGGCATTGCATTTGTATAATATCACTTTAACTGAGAATACGTTAACCATTACTTCGTAA
- a CDS encoding 2,3,4,5-tetrahydropyridine-2,6-dicarboxylate N-succinyltransferase, protein MPLSALKDKVEKAWEDRSLLNYSDIILAIEEVIELLDKGKLRVAEPVMGGWHVNEWVKKAVILYFPTREMEEIKAGPFVFHDKIKLKTDFKESGVRVVPHGLARYGSFLAKGVIMMPSYVNIGAYVDSGTMVDTWATVGSCAQIGKDVHLSGGVGIGGVLEPVQAAPVIIEDGCFLGSRAIVVEGVRVEKEAVLGANVVLTASTKIIDVTGLKPKEYKGVVPSRSVVIPGSYTKEFAAGNYQVPCALIIGKRKESTDLKTSLNNALRDYNVAV, encoded by the coding sequence ATGCCTTTAAGTGCACTAAAAGACAAAGTTGAAAAAGCCTGGGAAGACCGCTCCCTGCTAAATTACAGCGACATAATTTTAGCTATTGAAGAAGTTATCGAATTATTAGATAAAGGTAAGTTACGTGTTGCTGAGCCAGTTATGGGTGGTTGGCATGTAAATGAGTGGGTTAAGAAAGCAGTAATTTTGTATTTCCCTACTCGCGAAATGGAAGAAATTAAGGCAGGGCCGTTTGTATTCCATGATAAAATTAAGCTAAAAACTGATTTTAAAGAGTCTGGCGTTCGCGTTGTTCCTCATGGTTTGGCTCGTTACGGATCATTCCTAGCTAAAGGTGTGATTATGATGCCTTCATACGTAAACATTGGTGCTTATGTTGATTCAGGTACTATGGTTGATACGTGGGCAACAGTTGGTTCGTGTGCTCAAATTGGTAAAGACGTGCATTTAAGTGGTGGTGTTGGAATTGGTGGCGTATTAGAGCCTGTTCAGGCTGCTCCAGTAATTATCGAGGATGGTTGCTTCCTCGGTTCACGTGCTATTGTTGTTGAAGGTGTACGTGTTGAAAAAGAAGCCGTTTTAGGAGCCAATGTGGTGTTAACTGCTTCTACTAAAATTATTGATGTAACAGGCTTAAAACCTAAAGAATACAAAGGTGTTGTGCCTTCACGTTCAGTAGTTATTCCGGGTAGTTACACCAAAGAATTTGCTGCCGGAAATTATCAAGTTCCTTGTGCTCTAATTATTGGTAAGCGTAAAGAAAGTACTGATTTGAAAACGTCGTTAAACAATGCTTTACGGGATTATAACGTGGCAGTTTAA
- a CDS encoding L-threonylcarbamoyladenylate synthase codes for MQKEIEKSLEVLKAGGIILYPTDTIWGLGCDATNAEAVEKIIQLKKREGKSFIVLLDNLNDLFRYVKDVPEIAYDLIELADKPLTVVFEAGKGLAPNVLNEDGSVGIRIVKHPFCEQLIKKFRKPIVSTSANISGQPSAMCYEEVAEEIKQGVDYVVDYERSKKSASPSSIIKLSSGGVVKVLRK; via the coding sequence ATGCAAAAAGAAATTGAAAAATCATTGGAGGTTTTAAAGGCTGGCGGAATCATTTTATACCCTACCGATACCATTTGGGGGTTGGGGTGTGATGCCACAAATGCTGAGGCGGTTGAGAAAATTATTCAGCTGAAAAAACGTGAAGGCAAAAGCTTTATTGTATTGCTGGATAACCTTAATGATTTATTTCGATATGTAAAGGATGTACCTGAAATTGCATATGATTTAATTGAATTGGCAGATAAACCGTTGACAGTTGTGTTTGAGGCTGGTAAAGGATTAGCCCCCAATGTTTTAAATGAAGATGGTAGTGTCGGCATTCGGATTGTAAAACATCCTTTTTGTGAGCAATTGATTAAGAAGTTCAGGAAGCCGATTGTATCTACCTCAGCAAATATTAGTGGTCAACCATCAGCGATGTGTTATGAGGAGGTTGCAGAAGAAATTAAACAAGGCGTTGACTATGTGGTTGATTATGAGCGAAGCAAAAAGTCAGCTTCGCCCTCTTCAATTATAAAACTAAGTAGTGGCGGTGTTGTAAAAGTACTTAGGAAGTAG
- a CDS encoding CCA tRNA nucleotidyltransferase, which yields MKKHLNHPIFKTISEEAQKLNIESFVIGGFVRDIFLKRPSKDVDILVLGNGVDFATAVAKRVGLEKRLAVFKNFGTAMLKLDDLEVEFVGARKESYRSNSRKPIVEEGTLQDDQNRRDFTINAMAIRLNDGSTFGELVDPFNGIIDLEYKTIRTPLDPDITYSDDPLRMMRAIRFATQLNFTIEEKSLNAIIQNKERIKIVSSERITDELNKIILSKKPSIGFNLLFDTGLLELIFPQMVALQGVETINGRSHKDNFYHTLEVLDNICRSTDDLWLRWAAILHDIAKPATKRYDQQHGWTFHGHEDKGARMVPKIFRQLKLPLNEKMKFVEKMVLLHLRPIVIAQEIVTDSAVRRLLFDAGEDIDSLMKLCHADVTTKNEFKIKKYKRNFELVQQKLKDVEERDKMRNWQPPVTGTDIMTMFQLPAGREVGILKNLVREAILEGEIKNDREEALNFIVQKGVEMGFIVYDRAPAPVDEENKKEA from the coding sequence ATGAAAAAACATCTCAATCATCCAATATTTAAAACGATATCTGAAGAAGCGCAAAAGTTGAACATTGAGTCTTTTGTGATTGGAGGATTTGTTCGTGATATTTTTTTAAAACGCCCTTCTAAGGATGTTGATATTTTAGTACTGGGCAATGGAGTTGATTTTGCCACTGCTGTAGCTAAGCGTGTCGGCTTGGAGAAAAGATTGGCTGTTTTCAAAAACTTTGGAACAGCGATGCTTAAACTCGACGATTTGGAGGTGGAGTTTGTAGGGGCCCGTAAAGAATCATACCGTTCTAATTCCCGAAAACCGATTGTAGAAGAAGGGACTTTGCAGGATGATCAAAATCGTCGCGATTTTACCATCAATGCTATGGCTATTCGTCTGAACGACGGCAGTACCTTTGGAGAATTGGTTGATCCGTTTAATGGTATTATCGACCTTGAATACAAAACTATTCGGACTCCGCTTGATCCCGATATTACGTATTCGGATGATCCCCTGCGAATGATGCGGGCCATACGATTTGCTACACAGTTAAACTTCACTATAGAGGAAAAATCGCTTAATGCCATCATTCAGAATAAGGAGCGAATCAAAATCGTTTCATCTGAACGCATTACGGATGAGTTGAATAAAATCATACTTTCAAAAAAGCCTTCTATTGGCTTTAATTTGTTGTTTGATACCGGTTTGTTAGAATTAATATTTCCACAAATGGTAGCACTGCAAGGAGTTGAAACAATTAATGGTAGATCCCATAAAGATAATTTCTATCATACGCTGGAGGTGCTGGATAATATTTGCAGGTCAACTGATGATTTATGGTTACGTTGGGCTGCAATTTTACATGATATTGCAAAGCCTGCAACCAAACGTTATGATCAGCAACACGGCTGGACGTTTCATGGTCATGAAGACAAAGGTGCGCGCATGGTGCCCAAAATTTTCCGCCAATTAAAACTTCCTTTAAATGAAAAAATGAAGTTTGTGGAAAAGATGGTGTTATTGCATTTACGACCTATTGTTATTGCACAAGAAATTGTAACCGATTCTGCAGTTCGACGCCTGTTGTTTGATGCGGGAGAAGATATTGACTCTTTGATGAAGCTTTGCCATGCCGATGTTACCACTAAAAATGAGTTCAAAATCAAGAAATACAAACGGAATTTTGAATTGGTTCAACAAAAGCTGAAAGATGTTGAAGAGCGTGATAAAATGCGAAACTGGCAACCCCCTGTTACCGGAACGGATATTATGACCATGTTTCAATTACCTGCAGGTAGGGAAGTGGGTATATTAAAGAATTTGGTGAGAGAGGCAATTTTAGAAGGAGAAATTAAAAATGACCGGGAAGAGGCGCTTAATTTTATCGTTCAAAAAGGTGTAGAAATGGGGTTTATTGTTTACGACAGGGCTCCTGCACCTGTTGATGAAGAAAATAAAAAGGAGGCTTAA
- a CDS encoding OmpH family outer membrane protein, whose product MNFNKSFALLPICGIALVGIMAACSDNAGNKSIKKADSTATKVDVAKSEVIVYINSDSLQKHYQYFVDVKKKLDEKNTFRQQQFESKGKAFQNEVANAQRAAQGMTQEQQQQLSLSLQKKQQDLGMLQQNLAGQAAKEEQEETEKLYSKITDYLKKYAQDHGYKMVISYSKGNSAILYADESLDVTGDVLKGLNEEYQVSKK is encoded by the coding sequence ATGAACTTTAATAAATCATTTGCTCTTTTACCAATTTGTGGTATTGCCCTGGTAGGGATTATGGCGGCATGTTCTGATAATGCCGGCAATAAATCAATAAAAAAAGCTGATTCAACCGCAACTAAAGTTGATGTAGCCAAATCTGAAGTTATTGTTTACATAAACTCTGATTCGTTACAAAAACACTATCAATACTTTGTTGATGTAAAAAAGAAACTTGACGAAAAGAATACATTCCGTCAGCAGCAGTTTGAAAGCAAAGGCAAAGCTTTTCAGAATGAAGTGGCTAATGCTCAGCGTGCAGCTCAAGGAATGACTCAAGAGCAGCAACAGCAATTAAGCTTAAGCTTGCAGAAAAAACAGCAAGACTTAGGTATGTTGCAACAAAACCTAGCCGGACAAGCTGCAAAAGAAGAGCAAGAAGAAACAGAGAAATTATATTCCAAAATAACTGATTACTTGAAGAAGTATGCTCAGGATCACGGATATAAAATGGTGATTTCGTATTCAAAAGGTAATAGTGCAATCTTATATGCTGATGAAAGTTTAGATGTTACCGGTGATGTATTGAAAGGTTTGAACGAAGAATATCAGGTTTCCAAAAAATAA